Part of the Citrus sinensis cultivar Valencia sweet orange chromosome 2, DVS_A1.0, whole genome shotgun sequence genome, GATATTTGCTTTATCAAATTTCTGAgattttgggtttcttttactctttaaattgTTGGAAATTGCTTTCAACTATAATTGTGAGTACATCTAGTATTTTCTTTCCCTCTCTCCTTATTTTGCGGTGTGGACAAATGTTCAAGGTTAAGAATTGTTTTTTATGTCAAATACTGAGTTTAAGTACTGAGTTGTTCATTACCgctattttgttattttgtagaattgcttctcttgttttcttccTCCATTTTCTTGAGATGGTTTACCCCATTTGTAGAACATTTGGTCTGTCGTACGCCCGCATAAGTCCAATTTACATATTATGTTATGCTTAATgataggaatttttttttgggggtttgTGGTTGTGATTGGGTTGTTGGGGTTGACATGCTATGTTTCCTTCCATGCTTACTCTGTGCTATAATTTTTTGCATGGATCTATTTATTTGTCTACTAATTATGATCACTTTGCTTCTTTATCAATGCTCTTTAACTTttctaaaggaaaaaaattaaataagatttgttCCGTGTTACCATATTAGGATTTGCAAGATGGACAACATGCATAGCTTTTGGCAATTAGGTGATGAACTTCGAGGGCAATCAAGAACCTCTGAAGATCAATCATGGCTACGGGCTGCCTCAAGGTTGGCTGAGCAGACAAGGTTTAAGGGCGAACGCATGAACAATCTTGATCTTTCAAAGGGTATGACAGAAATAAGGCCGAGGGATAAAATCATGTATCAtgaagataataattttgagaGCTTTAACTTCAACTTCAACATGATGAATCTGGACAACAAAGTTGTTGAAAATGTTACAAAAAGCTCCTTGAGGAATGGTATTTACAATATGAATTCAGTGTACCAGAAAAACAGTGGGCACAATATGGGAAACCTGATGGTTAATAAGTATGGGGGTAATAATCTCAGTGTTAAGGAGGCtgaaaacaacaacaataacaacaacaacaacaatgatAGCAACGCAAACAGTGCGCTTGACAAAAGGTTCAAGACTTTGCCTGCAACAGAGACACTTCCGAGAAATGAGGTGCTAGGAGGGTACATCTTTGTCTGCAACAACGACACAATGCAGGAAGATTTAAAACGCCAGCTTTTTGGTAATTGttgttttctcattttcttttggtcATAACTTGAGGAATGTACCCCTATAAAGACATTTATCAATTTTGCAGTATTTCTCAGAtgtaaattcataattaaggTCATATGACTCATTCGTGATGggcaaattatttattgattttattgtgtatCAAGTTGTGAATGCCATAGTCATTGCGTTGATATCTTTAGcaatatagtttttttataaCCAGTTTGCATGTGTTTTGTCTAAGAATTTAGCTTACTTTGTTGACAGTATTAATATGATTCTTATGTGCTGATTGTTGTATTATTTTGATAGGTTTACCTCCAAGATATAGGGATTCCGTCCGTGCTATAACACCAGGCTTACCTCTTTTTCTCTACAACTATACTACTCACCAACTGCATGGAATATTTGAGGTTTGTTCTTAACTTTAAgcctttttaatatattaacagCCATTAATTCAGAAAACCTTGATTACATCAGGGATTAAATGGAACTATGATTCTTTTCTTATGCTGATGTTTTTGACCAGTGGTTTCTACTTTGCCCCTACCTTGtacacatttaatttttgtgaaacaCTTGAGCTTcacaaattgatttaatacaGGCAACTGGTTTTGGAGGCTCCAACATTGACCCAACAGCCTGGGAGGACAAAAAGTGTAAAGGGGAATCAAGGTTTCCTGCTCAGGTAAAATCTGCATTGATGACATTTGGACTTTGTTTTATTCAATGCATCTCACAGTTTTTTACTTAGCACAAATCTTTTTTACTCACTGCTTTCTGAAATCATAAACAGGTAAGGATCCGGGTAAGAAAACTGTGCAAGGCATTGGAAGAAGATGCTTTTAGGCCTGTCTTGCATCACTACGATGGTCCTAAATTTCGTCTTGAGCTCTCTGTTCCTGAGGTATCATAACCATGCATTTCCTTTCCAGTTATTGCTCtcacttttttatttcctGCAGGTTTCTATATGTACTGGCATTTTAACCAATATTGTGAATTTTATGGTGGTAATGCAGACTCTTGATCTAATGGATCTTTGTGAACAAGCGGGCTCTGCTGCATAAGCATAATATTTTAGCGGAATTGGCAAATGTGGTAGGATGTGAGCTGCCTGCTTTTCACCGATTTTCCTCAAGAGCGCAAGCTATGGTAAAAGTCTGGTTGTATGAATCTTCCTGTGAAAAGTAGGAAATGTTGTGTGAgtcaactaaataaaatattttcgtCTCATGAAGCTACTTCTTGAGCATTTGCAGTATGTATTACATTTGATAGTAATGCAGTCTTAAAGACAGACTTGCAAGAtgtgaaagagaaagaatgtGCGCGCCTTTAAACATGAAGGCTTTAATATCTCTGTCCTGTGTATGTAATATGAGTTTCTGATGATTGTCTTGTGTTTTATGATGTTTGGATAATTTGAAAGGATTGAGACCTTGTTTAACTCTCTGGAAACTTGAGTGTTCTGCTTTCTAGCCATATACGTTACAATCGGCCAAACTTGGAATCGACTACCATGGTTTCCTTAAATACATATGGATAAATACCGCATGTTTGGAAGACTAGGCGAGTTGAACGCTTGATTGTTAAGCGTGCTCTTCGTTGCTGTGTGTGGAAAGCTACGCCCAAGTTACACTATCCGTTCTGTAGTggtgccctttttttttatcacatcATAGGCACAGGGCTGCCCAAAACCCATACATCCAAATGAAAACATTGCCTTTCTTTAGACGTGAATAGTTGAGCAAATGCTACACCTGGATTGAGCTTTAGTATTGACTCAAAAGACTGTTACTAACTCTGTCTGTAGTTCTCGACTCAAAAGCATTGGACGGGTCACGGGTGTACAGACCTCTTGCCCAAAACAAATTGGTTGTCTTTTCCTGCAAACTTTGAActttgaatataaaaattaaatgaaagaaaattttgcatGAACCAGAACACTTGTTCAATTATCGAACTTAAATTATTCAGAAGACTACAGCCCACGGGTTCATTTCAAACCTGGCAACTTAGTACTACAAAATCAACAATCCACAGCCAGACATTCGAACATTAAGTATGAAAACATCAAAACATTTGTTACAAAGTGTGAAAACAACAAATTGATTTTCAGACCCTATGCTAACATCATTGTATGATAAAACCTTCTCTTGCTTCGTTGCGTAATATTGTATTTCCTCAATTTTGCGGCATTCTGCTATTCCTAAGCGAATCATAGCAGCCTCCACCACACAGAAATTATAAGTATCTAAATATGAAAGCTACACAGAATTTTTCCCAAAACCACTGGACAATAGCTTCATGACTTCACACAAGTCAAACCATTCTGGTGCATTTAAAGTGCAGCCGATGCAAGAAAAGCACGAATTCTCAGCAACAGCTCAGTCTTTATGGAATCAGGAATTGAAGCTGCATGGTAAAAAGTGACAAGATTAACATCTGATATACCAATTCTTTACACCCAAAAAgaggggggaaaaaatgaAGGGAAAATATATcagtataattaaattacaaaattaaaagattgcattgatttttcttaaagCGTGATAGTTCATCGATGCTAGTAAGGATTTACCAAATTAACTTGGGGAAACCACATTCCTCTTCCTTTATTATTGGTTATTAAAACCCTAAATTGATAACTAGCCTTAAGCAACATATGGATGTGCTAAACACTGCAAGTAGTAGAGAAAATTTCCAAGCAGAtgatcataaatttttattttttttaaaaagaaatttggaaaagaaagaaatcctTACCTCTGCCCTTTGGGGTGATTACATGTACAAGATCATCCACAGTGACATTATTTGTACCTTTCTTCTTTATATATGCCCTAATGAGTCAAAAGAGATTTTCAAATGTTGAAACAAAACACACTAGAATCAGAATCATGCAAAGCTTCATCTAATAAACTTATAGGACAAGAAAATGCTATTGGCTGTTTCTTTTCAGCAAGTCATATCTCGTGGACACAATAAGGAGAAAAATGTCCATGTTTGTGGGAAGTATTATAGTCAACAAAACTGGTAGTTCTAAACTGTCTTAAGAAAAGGCAAATGATCAACCACAATTAACACCTTCCTAAATCCTAAGCATGATTCGAGAGCTACCACATAAAGCATATGTTTTCACAACATTGGATTTAAACTTTTTGCATTGAGCAATCGAAGACACTGCATTAATGGAAATTCACTATCATTCATTACACATCATCCTTCACTGCATCCTAGCAGTCCTCATCCCCATGTGGCTCCCTCACTTGCATCTTAATCCTAATCCATGCCTGAACCAAATATGTATTATACTGTGCGTTTTTGGTTGAATTTGACTTGGTGTCCCAAAATTTTTTCTCCTCCTAAGATGTATTAGAATTGCATAGGCTTCTAACACATCTTATTCAAATCATCCACTCTCATTGGCTACACTAACTACCATTATCACTTCCCACCAATCAACCACGCCTTATCTTGGACACTACTCCTTTAAAACTatcaaattttccatttacatTTTCGTATTAAAACACCCCACAAACCAGCCTAAGAGTTGCCAACAAACAAGAAACCAGGGCAATCATTAGACTTGATACAAACAAAAGTCAtgtaaagaataaataattaatagctAAATGAAGTAGCTAAAACCTGCAAAGTGCTTTCATTTCATCTTTCCATCCGCACTCAACAAGCCTTTCCCGCAAAAGCTCCATTAACTTCTCCTTTTCTCCACTCTCAATCATCtatcaataaaaacaaatgatacccatttaaaaaagaaattccaccaaaaaacaatcaaaatatcCATTGTAATACCAATAATTACTGCTAagtaacataatattaaatagaaaaaaagttttaaaaaaaaaaccttgatGTTGATAATTTCTTGAAGagtaggttctttttcttgGTCTTCTACTGCATCAGGCGTTGGGGGCCGATTCACCGAATTTCTCCTTTTACCCACAACATAAAAAGACatcaaatacaaaagaaaCGACACTTGTTATTTGTAAATCcgttaattttcattttcacgattgtaaaaaaaaaaaaaaaaaaatccctgaAAAAGCtgaaagtttttatttttcagacaTTAGGAATTGAAGAATATTAGAGAATTACTTACATTCGTTAATGGCTAAAGGCAAAGAcccaaattttagaaatctaGAACTCTCTTGAGATTTTGCCCAACTTCAGAAGAAGAGATGAGAGGCGGAATTTGTGCCCGATTAGACACTAAACGTACCGTTTTTATACCTCTGCTCTGCCGAACTGTTTCTCTGCtgtgttatttttataattttatgaataagGATTTGCACAAACtcattttttacaaattgatATCGTATAAACAATACTTATAATGGAGctagaaataattttatacaaattaattatgtaaatcgaTGTGTGAtagaaaaattcattaaaaataataacagttatttttttaaattatgtgagcctatagtaattttataacaaTGATCTCctcatattatattaatttatacataCTTATTCATATAAAATGGTTGTAActctatcattactcttatatAAATGCGtttgttaaaacaaattatgtgTGTCATGA contains:
- the LOC102608975 gene encoding B2 protein, translating into MDNMHSFWQLGDELRGQSRTSEDQSWLRAASRLAEQTRFKGERMNNLDLSKGMTEIRPRDKIMYHEDNNFESFNFNFNMMNLDNKVVENVTKSSLRNGIYNMNSVYQKNSGHNMGNLMVNKYGGNNLSVKEAENNNNNNNNNNDSNANSALDKRFKTLPATETLPRNEVLGGYIFVCNNDTMQEDLKRQLFGLPPRYRDSVRAITPGLPLFLYNYTTHQLHGIFEATGFGGSNIDPTAWEDKKCKGESRFPAQVRIRVRKLCKALEEDAFRPVLHHYDGPKFRLELSVPETLDLMDLCEQAGSAA
- the LOC102608482 gene encoding transcription and mRNA export factor ENY2, encoding MRNSVNRPPTPDAVEDQEKEPTLQEIINIKMIESGEKEKLMELLRERLVECGWKDEMKALCRAYIKKKGTNNVTVDDLVHVITPKGRASIPDSIKTELLLRIRAFLASAAL